From the Streptomyces nigrescens genome, one window contains:
- a CDS encoding TetR/AcrR family transcriptional regulator, whose product MATETAGQPQTTGPAATAPARTPDVRPMRADARRNYDRLLTEARTAFTEHGTDTSLEDIARRAGVGIGTLYRHFPNRTALMGAVFQGEVDALLTHARELADAPQPCAALVEWLRAIITHATTYRGLSRALMTASADDSSGMRRCSVPMREAGDALLTRAQQAGAVRPDVSISDLMQLTNGIALAVEESPDDPKLADRLLTLTLRGLKGENH is encoded by the coding sequence ATGGCGACCGAGACGGCAGGGCAGCCGCAGACGACGGGCCCGGCGGCGACCGCACCTGCGCGGACGCCTGACGTGCGCCCCATGCGGGCCGATGCCCGCCGCAACTACGACCGGCTGCTGACCGAGGCCCGTACGGCCTTCACCGAACACGGCACGGACACCTCGCTGGAGGACATCGCGCGCCGCGCCGGCGTCGGCATCGGCACCCTCTACCGGCACTTCCCCAACCGGACCGCCCTGATGGGCGCGGTCTTCCAGGGGGAGGTCGACGCTCTGCTGACCCACGCCAGGGAGCTGGCCGACGCGCCGCAGCCGTGCGCCGCGCTGGTCGAATGGCTGCGCGCGATCATCACCCACGCCACCACCTACCGCGGGCTGTCGCGGGCACTGATGACGGCATCGGCGGACGACAGCTCGGGGATGCGGCGGTGCAGCGTGCCGATGCGGGAGGCCGGCGATGCGCTGCTGACCCGCGCCCAGCAGGCCGGGGCCGTACGCCCGGATGTGAGCATCAGCGATCTGATGCAGCTGACCAACGGCATCGCGCTGGCCGTCGAGGAATCCCCGGACGACCCCAAGCTCGCCGACCGGCTGCTGACACTCACCCTGCGCGGGCTGAAGGGGGAGAACCACTAG
- a CDS encoding DeoR/GlpR family DNA-binding transcription regulator — MFAAERRQLILEMVRANGAVSLRELARVVQTSEVTVRRDVRALEAEGLLDRRHGGAVLPGGFTRESGFPQKSHLATAEKTAIADLAAGFVEEGEAIVVGAGTTTQELARRLARVPGLTVVTNSLLVAQALAHANRVEVVMTGGTLRGSNYALVGSGAEQSLQGLRVSRAFLSGSGLTAERGLSTSNMLSASVDRALVQAAGEVVVLADHTKLGSDTMFQTVPTDVITRLVTDEPPGHDDRAATELQALADQGVQIAVANGSGVGHGPGQPGMDGGPGDRRGPRRDVPLPGQRRSHPQGGGAGGPQLRSAPSLSEASGGRVADLAPRRR, encoded by the coding sequence GTGTTCGCTGCAGAACGTCGCCAATTGATCCTTGAAATGGTGCGCGCCAATGGAGCCGTATCGCTCCGGGAGCTCGCCCGCGTCGTCCAGACCTCCGAAGTAACCGTACGGCGGGACGTGCGGGCGCTGGAGGCAGAGGGACTGCTCGACCGCCGGCACGGCGGTGCGGTCCTGCCGGGAGGCTTTACCCGCGAATCAGGATTCCCACAGAAATCCCATCTAGCGACCGCGGAGAAGACGGCCATCGCCGATCTCGCGGCCGGCTTCGTCGAAGAGGGCGAGGCTATCGTCGTCGGCGCGGGAACGACCACGCAGGAGCTGGCCCGCCGGCTCGCCCGCGTCCCCGGTCTGACCGTCGTCACCAACTCCCTTCTGGTCGCCCAGGCGTTGGCCCATGCCAACCGCGTCGAGGTCGTGATGACCGGCGGCACCCTGCGCGGCTCCAACTATGCGCTGGTCGGCAGCGGTGCCGAACAGTCCCTCCAGGGCCTGCGGGTGTCCCGCGCCTTCCTGTCGGGCAGCGGCCTGACCGCAGAGCGCGGTCTGTCCACCTCCAACATGCTCTCCGCCAGCGTCGACCGGGCGCTGGTGCAGGCGGCGGGGGAGGTGGTGGTGCTCGCCGACCACACCAAGCTCGGCTCCGACACGATGTTCCAGACCGTGCCGACGGATGTGATCACACGGCTGGTCACGGACGAGCCGCCGGGTCATGACGACCGCGCCGCCACGGAGCTGCAGGCGCTGGCCGACCAGGGCGTGCAGATCGCCGTCGCCAACGGCTCGGGCGTGGGCCACGGGCCGGGGCAGCCGGGGATGGACGGTGGCCCGGGGGACCGCAGAGGGCCCCGGCGGGACGTCCCGCTCCCGGGCCAGCGGCGCAGCCATCCGCAGGGTGGCGGGGCCGGTGGTCCACAGCTCCGCTCGGCCCCGTCCCTTAGTGAGGCCTCCGGCGGCCGGGTCGCCGATCTGGCCCCACGGCGGCGCTGA
- a CDS encoding NAD(P)H-quinone dehydrogenase has translation MEYVTRIVIIGGGPGGYEAALVAASLGAEVTVVDCDGLGGASVLTDCVPSKTLIATAEVMTTFDSSYEELGIIVEDDTPHVDRPARVVGVDLGKVNRRVKRLALAQSHDITASVTRAGGRVMRGRGRLEPGQAPDGSRKVTVTAADGTSEGLIADAVLIATGAHPREIPDALPDGERILNWTQVYDLDELPEELIVVGSGVTGAEFAGAYQALGSRVTLVSSRDRVLPGEDPDAAAVLEDVFRRRGMNVMSRSRAQSAKRVGDRVEVTLADGRTISGTHCLMAVGSIPNTEGIGLEAAGVKLKDSGHIWTDKVSRTSAQGVYAAGDCTGIFALASVAAMQGRIAMYHFLGDAVTPLNLKTVSANVFTDPEIATVGYSQADVDSGKIDARVVKLPLLRNPRAKMQGIRDGFVKLFCRPGTGIVVGGVVVSPRASELIHPISIAVDNNLTVEQIANAFTVYPSLSGSIAEVARQLHTRKAASE, from the coding sequence ATGGAGTACGTGACTCGGATCGTGATCATCGGTGGCGGACCCGGCGGATACGAAGCTGCCCTGGTGGCGGCTTCTCTCGGCGCGGAGGTGACCGTCGTCGACTGCGACGGTCTGGGCGGGGCGTCGGTGCTGACCGACTGCGTGCCGTCGAAGACTCTTATCGCCACGGCCGAGGTGATGACGACCTTCGACTCCTCGTACGAAGAGCTCGGCATCATCGTCGAGGACGACACTCCGCACGTGGACCGGCCCGCCCGGGTCGTCGGCGTCGACCTCGGCAAGGTCAACCGACGGGTCAAGCGTCTCGCGCTCGCCCAGTCGCATGACATCACCGCGTCCGTGACCCGCGCCGGCGGCCGGGTCATGCGCGGTCGCGGGCGGCTGGAGCCCGGCCAGGCGCCGGACGGCTCCCGCAAGGTGACGGTCACCGCCGCCGACGGCACCTCCGAGGGGCTGATCGCGGACGCGGTGCTGATCGCCACCGGCGCGCACCCCCGCGAGATCCCGGACGCGCTCCCCGACGGTGAGCGGATCCTGAACTGGACGCAGGTCTACGACCTCGACGAGCTGCCCGAAGAGCTGATCGTGGTCGGTTCCGGTGTCACCGGTGCCGAGTTCGCCGGTGCCTACCAGGCGCTCGGCTCCCGCGTCACCCTCGTCTCCTCCCGCGACCGCGTGCTGCCGGGCGAGGACCCGGACGCCGCCGCCGTCCTGGAGGACGTCTTCCGCCGCCGCGGCATGAACGTCATGTCGCGCTCCCGGGCCCAGTCCGCCAAACGGGTCGGCGACCGCGTCGAGGTCACCCTGGCCGACGGCCGCACGATCTCCGGTACGCACTGCCTGATGGCGGTCGGCTCCATCCCCAACACCGAGGGCATCGGCCTGGAAGCGGCCGGCGTCAAGCTCAAGGACTCCGGCCACATCTGGACCGACAAGGTCTCCCGCACCTCCGCCCAGGGCGTGTACGCGGCCGGCGACTGCACCGGCATCTTCGCGCTGGCGTCCGTCGCCGCCATGCAGGGCCGGATCGCGATGTACCACTTCCTCGGTGACGCGGTCACCCCGCTGAACCTCAAGACGGTCTCCGCGAACGTCTTCACCGACCCGGAGATCGCCACCGTCGGCTACTCCCAGGCCGACGTCGACAGTGGCAAGATCGACGCCCGGGTCGTCAAGCTCCCGCTGCTGCGCAACCCGCGGGCCAAGATGCAGGGCATCCGCGACGGCTTCGTGAAGCTGTTCTGCCGCCCCGGCACCGGCATCGTCGTCGGCGGTGTGGTCGTCTCGCCGCGCGCCAGCGAGCTGATCCATCCCATCTCGATCGCGGTCGACAACAATCTGACCGTCGAGCAGATCGCCAATGCCTTCACGGTCTACCCGTCGCTGTCCGGCTCGATCGCCGAGGTCGCCCGCCAGCTGCACACGCGCAAGGCCGCCAGCGAGTAA